A single region of the Rhodospirillales bacterium genome encodes:
- the ald gene encoding alanine dehydrogenase: MRIGVPKEIKVHEYRVGLTPNSVHEFVTHGHSVVVETQAGAGIGCSDDDYRAVNAEIADSAEAVFGAADMIVKVKEPQAQERRMLREGQLLFTYLHLAPDPDQTRDLVDSGAVCIAYETVTNAHGGLPLLAPMSQVAGRLSIQAGAYALEKAHGGKGILLGGVPGVAPGKVVVIGGGMVGENAIMMALGMGADVTVFDRNVDVLGRLAGRFGPALKTMYSTEAALQDYVLEADLVIGAVLVVGAEAPKLVTADTVRRMSPGSVLVDVAIDQGGCFETSRPTTHADPTYIVDDVVHYCVANMPGSTPSTSTYALNNVTLPYGLALADKGYKAALLENPNFREGLNVCRGKVTHKAVADDLGYKYVDPVTALEA; encoded by the coding sequence ATGCGCATCGGTGTTCCCAAAGAGATCAAGGTCCACGAATATCGCGTCGGGCTGACCCCGAACAGCGTCCACGAGTTCGTCACCCACGGACACAGCGTGGTGGTCGAGACCCAGGCTGGCGCCGGCATCGGCTGTTCCGATGACGACTACCGTGCAGTGAATGCCGAGATCGCAGACAGCGCCGAGGCGGTGTTCGGCGCCGCCGACATGATCGTCAAGGTCAAGGAACCGCAGGCGCAGGAACGCAGGATGCTGCGGGAAGGTCAACTCCTGTTCACCTACCTGCACCTGGCGCCGGATCCGGACCAGACCCGGGATCTCGTCGACAGCGGCGCCGTCTGCATCGCCTACGAGACGGTGACCAACGCGCACGGCGGACTTCCGCTGCTGGCGCCGATGTCACAGGTCGCGGGTCGCCTGTCGATCCAGGCCGGCGCCTACGCGTTGGAGAAAGCTCACGGCGGCAAGGGTATTCTGCTCGGCGGCGTGCCCGGCGTGGCGCCGGGCAAAGTGGTGGTGATCGGCGGCGGCATGGTGGGCGAGAACGCCATCATGATGGCCCTCGGCATGGGCGCCGATGTCACCGTATTCGACCGCAACGTCGACGTGCTTGGTCGTCTCGCCGGCCGCTTCGGCCCGGCCTTGAAGACCATGTACTCCACTGAGGCGGCCCTGCAGGACTATGTGCTGGAAGCCGACCTGGTGATCGGCGCCGTGCTGGTTGTCGGCGCCGAGGCGCCGAAACTCGTCACCGCCGACACCGTCAGGCGGATGAGTCCGGGCTCGGTGCTGGTCGACGTGGCGATCGATCAGGGGGGCTGCTTCGAGACGTCACGGCCGACCACCCACGCCGATCCGACCTACATCGTCGACGACGTGGTGCACTACTGCGTCGCCAACATGCCGGGCTCGACGCCGAGCACCTCGACCTACGCCCTCAACAACGTCACCCTTCCCTATGGCCTCGCCCTTGCCGACAAGGGCTACAAGGCAGCCTTGCTCGAAAACCCCAACTTCCGCGAGGGACTCAACGTCTGCCGCGGCAAGGTCACCCACAAGGCCGTCGCCGACGACCTCGGCTACAAGTACGTGGATCCGGTGACCGCACTGGAGGCCTGA
- a CDS encoding CCA tRNA nucleotidyltransferase, which translates to MERVVTVPIAEPVGEIAPQPWMTAPQTREVLDALHAAGADARFIGGCVRDALLKRPIRDIDIATPKPPEAVMAALRTAGIKVVPTGLDHGTVTAVVDTATFEITTLRIDVETDGRRARVAFTDDWIVDAARRDFTINAMSCTPAGDVYDYFGGLEDLGHGRIRFVGDARDRINEDVLRLLRYFRFYAHYGRPPADADALAACRQLAAGLTLLSGERVRVEVFRTLMANDPADVFQLMADDRVLEHVLPEAHGIGRLRLMTWLDTRAIRFDSVAPDPVRRLAALLETDGAGALAVAARLKMSNDQTRRLAMMAEPPERPCPDTETQAVRRALHRLGADTVRDLVLLGWAGELAVRPRLPHERTQAWIGLIEAADSWTPVTFPLRGRDVLALGVAHGRRVGALLKAVEQWWEAGDYAADHDACLARLRTLVEAGY; encoded by the coding sequence ATGGAACGGGTGGTGACGGTGCCCATCGCCGAGCCGGTCGGCGAGATCGCGCCGCAGCCGTGGATGACCGCGCCGCAGACCCGCGAGGTGCTGGATGCGCTGCACGCTGCCGGCGCCGACGCCCGGTTCATCGGTGGATGCGTTCGGGATGCGCTCCTCAAGCGCCCGATCCGCGACATCGACATCGCGACGCCGAAGCCGCCGGAGGCGGTGATGGCGGCGCTGCGCACGGCAGGGATCAAGGTGGTGCCCACCGGCCTCGACCACGGCACCGTCACCGCAGTCGTCGATACCGCCACCTTCGAGATCACCACCTTGCGCATCGACGTCGAGACCGATGGCCGCCGTGCCCGCGTGGCGTTCACCGACGATTGGATCGTCGACGCTGCCCGCCGCGACTTTACCATCAACGCCATGTCGTGCACGCCGGCGGGCGACGTCTACGACTACTTCGGCGGTCTGGAGGACCTCGGCCACGGACGCATCCGTTTCGTCGGCGATGCCCGCGACCGCATCAACGAAGACGTCTTACGGCTGCTGCGGTACTTCCGGTTTTATGCGCACTACGGCCGTCCGCCGGCGGACGCGGACGCTTTGGCCGCTTGCCGCCAGTTGGCGGCGGGACTGACTTTGCTCTCCGGCGAGCGGGTGCGGGTCGAGGTGTTCCGCACCCTGATGGCGAACGACCCGGCCGACGTGTTCCAACTGATGGCCGATGACCGGGTGCTCGAGCACGTGCTGCCTGAAGCCCATGGCATAGGCCGGCTCCGGCTGATGACCTGGCTGGATACACGGGCAATCCGCTTTGACTCGGTGGCGCCCGATCCTGTGCGCCGGCTGGCGGCGCTGCTGGAAACCGACGGTGCGGGAGCCCTGGCGGTGGCCGCGCGTCTCAAGATGTCCAACGACCAGACCCGCCGGCTGGCCATGATGGCGGAGCCACCGGAGCGCCCCTGTCCCGACACTGAAACCCAAGCCGTGCGCCGGGCGCTGCACCGCCTCGGCGCCGACACCGTCCGCGATCTGGTGCTGCTGGGCTGGGCCGGGGAGCTTGCGGTAAGGCCGCGCCTGCCGCACGAGCGCACTCAGGCGTGGATCGGCCTGATCGAGGCGGCCGACTCGTGGACGCCGGTGACTTTCCCGCTCCGCGGCCGCGACGTGCTCGCCCTCGGCGTTGCGCATGGCAGGCGGGTCGGTGCTCTGTTGAAAGCGGTCGAGCAGTGGTGGGAGGCGGGGGACTACGCGGCCGACCACGACGCGTGCCTCGCCAGGCTGCGGACGCTCGTGGAGGCCGGCTACTGA
- a CDS encoding DUF2868 domain-containing protein, which produces MGLTTGLRHDGGGRIGIGERVLAEAVRVHEEGRGATLHEPQADAAGRSAGGDLERRIVVRAGAVSVAHGLRQALAQLRGATIAAVVIAAAVAAVAGATAARLALGASAGEPANFFWVLGSLLGVHTLALLVWIVIICLRPGDTVTGLLGGAALALGRRLNRLLHRGPLHVAASQAAAGVFASGAVGRWLLSSISHLLWLAFLVGGLLMVVLLLSTRQYSFAWETTILSARTYVDLTRILAILPDWLGFPTPDAGQVAASRWTGIGIEVLAAREAWAGLLVGAIVAYGIVPRAMALMVAVGVWRGACRRYRLDLTQIGFARLEARVMPVAHSIGVVDQAPPTPVEDAASGPPETLPIAAEGPAAVLGLEIEPPPGGWPPVLDGARWLDLGFVDDRDDRRRVVERLTAALPPPRAVVVVCALTATPDRGTAAFVRILQAESRVPAVLALTGGHRLRERDPSAHLERRVADWRRLAARAGVPDDRVVEVDLDHLTAASGRRLATVLAFATDEAPGGRRLRQAFAHTVTQARGWTEAPGPAQQAELQRDIARLYQGERAAWRDLLHVPAELHAPRIDDLRAGAGRMVTLLPERLRMSGRWAAVGGLAGAVGCVAAATLVAPVAIASLPAWAGIGAAAMALLRSGGGGDDAGRGGADAGAGTAIGEAVSAAALFALVLELQGRDEAEISRVLDRVLVEENPPPMADAEAAAAWLNTLAARFDAVVAGEIRS; this is translated from the coding sequence GTGGGGTTGACGACAGGGCTTCGGCATGACGGGGGCGGGAGGATCGGCATCGGCGAGCGGGTGCTGGCCGAGGCGGTGCGCGTCCATGAGGAGGGGCGGGGAGCGACCCTGCATGAGCCGCAGGCGGATGCGGCGGGGCGATCGGCCGGCGGCGATCTGGAACGCCGCATCGTGGTGCGCGCCGGCGCCGTTTCGGTTGCGCACGGGTTGCGTCAGGCTCTGGCGCAATTGCGCGGCGCCACTATCGCCGCTGTCGTCATCGCCGCCGCCGTCGCCGCGGTGGCCGGTGCGACGGCGGCGCGCCTCGCGCTTGGCGCCTCCGCCGGCGAGCCCGCGAACTTCTTCTGGGTGCTGGGAAGCCTGCTTGGCGTGCACACGCTCGCGCTGCTGGTCTGGATCGTGATCATCTGCCTGCGGCCGGGTGACACCGTCACCGGCCTCCTCGGCGGCGCGGCATTGGCGTTGGGGCGCAGGCTCAACCGGCTGCTGCACCGCGGACCGCTGCACGTCGCGGCATCGCAGGCGGCCGCCGGTGTGTTTGCGAGCGGCGCCGTCGGCCGCTGGCTGTTGAGCAGCATCAGCCATCTTCTGTGGCTGGCGTTCCTCGTCGGGGGCCTGCTCATGGTGGTGCTGCTGCTCAGCACCCGCCAGTACAGCTTCGCCTGGGAGACGACGATCCTGTCGGCGCGAACCTACGTCGATCTCACCCGCATCCTGGCGATCCTGCCCGACTGGCTGGGGTTCCCGACGCCCGACGCCGGCCAGGTCGCCGCCAGCCGCTGGACCGGGATCGGCATCGAGGTACTGGCCGCGCGCGAGGCGTGGGCCGGCCTACTGGTCGGGGCGATCGTCGCCTACGGCATCGTGCCACGGGCGATGGCGCTGATGGTCGCGGTCGGCGTCTGGCGCGGCGCCTGCCGGCGGTATCGGCTCGACCTGACGCAGATCGGCTTCGCCCGGCTCGAGGCGCGGGTGATGCCGGTCGCCCACAGCATTGGGGTCGTCGACCAGGCGCCGCCGACGCCGGTCGAGGACGCCGCCAGCGGGCCGCCCGAAACACTGCCGATCGCGGCGGAGGGCCCGGCCGCCGTGCTGGGGCTGGAGATCGAGCCCCCGCCGGGCGGCTGGCCGCCGGTCCTTGACGGGGCGCGGTGGCTGGATCTGGGATTCGTCGACGACCGCGACGACCGAAGGCGGGTGGTCGAGCGGCTGACGGCGGCGCTGCCGCCGCCGCGCGCGGTGGTCGTGGTGTGCGCGCTGACGGCGACGCCCGATCGCGGCACCGCCGCGTTCGTGCGCATCCTGCAGGCAGAGAGCCGCGTTCCGGCGGTCCTGGCGCTGACCGGCGGCCACCGCTTGCGGGAGCGCGACCCGTCGGCGCATCTGGAACGGCGGGTGGCGGATTGGCGCCGCCTCGCCGCCCGCGCCGGCGTTCCCGACGATCGCGTGGTGGAGGTGGATCTGGACCACCTCACCGCCGCCAGCGGCCGGCGGCTGGCGACGGTGCTGGCCTTCGCGACCGATGAGGCGCCCGGCGGGCGTCGGCTGCGCCAGGCATTCGCGCACACGGTCACCCAGGCCCGCGGCTGGACCGAGGCGCCGGGTCCGGCGCAACAGGCGGAACTGCAGCGCGACATCGCACGCCTCTACCAGGGCGAGCGCGCCGCATGGCGAGACCTGCTGCATGTGCCGGCGGAGCTTCACGCCCCCCGCATCGACGACCTGCGCGCCGGGGCGGGGCGCATGGTGACCCTGTTGCCGGAGCGGCTCCGTATGAGCGGCCGGTGGGCGGCGGTGGGAGGATTGGCCGGGGCGGTCGGCTGTGTGGCGGCCGCAACTCTCGTTGCGCCGGTGGCGATCGCCTCGCTGCCGGCCTGGGCCGGGATCGGCGCGGCGGCGATGGCGCTGCTGCGGTCCGGCGGCGGCGGCGATGACGCCGGGCGGGGCGGCGCCGACGCGGGCGCGGGCACTGCGATCGGCGAGGCCGTCTCCGCCGCTGCCCTGTTTGCGCTGGTGCTGGAGTTGCAAGGGCGGGACGAGGCGGAGATTTCCCGCGTCCTCGATCGCGTCCTCGTCGAGGAGAACCCGCCGCCGATGGCGGACGCCGAAGCCGCCGCCGCTTGGCTGAACACGCTGGCAGCCCGGTTTGACGCCGTCGTCGCCGGGGAGATCCGCTCATGA
- a CDS encoding CoA pyrophosphatase — protein sequence MDRFAARGSVPGFMPLTDTGEVTRGDHTLNPGLQPSTPLKSAAVLVPLVDYESGMSVLFTKRTAHLARHAGQVSFPGGRIEAGDGGPVETALRETEEEIGLAPADVEVIGHLDTYVTRTGFVVTPVVGIVQPPCTLTPDPYEVAEIFEVPLAFLLDPVNHRRCSREFEGVTRHFYAMQYGGHFIWGATAGMLIDLYEVLTTPEAATVSDRSPAPAAEGKDRRDSLERRSWDR from the coding sequence GATCGGTTTGCGGCGCGGGGCTCCGTGCCCGGCTTCATGCCGCTGACCGACACCGGCGAGGTCACACGCGGTGACCACACCTTGAATCCCGGCCTGCAGCCGAGCACGCCTTTGAAGAGCGCCGCCGTTCTCGTACCGCTCGTCGATTATGAAAGCGGCATGAGCGTGCTGTTTACCAAGCGCACCGCGCATCTCGCCCGCCACGCCGGGCAAGTCAGTTTCCCCGGCGGGCGCATCGAGGCCGGCGACGGCGGTCCGGTAGAAACGGCGCTCCGCGAAACCGAGGAGGAGATCGGGCTTGCCCCCGCCGACGTCGAGGTCATCGGCCATCTCGACACCTACGTGACCCGAACCGGCTTCGTCGTCACGCCCGTCGTGGGGATCGTCCAACCGCCGTGCACGCTGACGCCGGATCCCTATGAAGTCGCCGAGATCTTCGAGGTGCCGCTGGCGTTTCTCCTCGACCCCGTCAACCATCGGCGCTGCTCCAGGGAGTTCGAGGGGGTGACGCGTCATTTCTACGCCATGCAGTACGGCGGGCACTTCATCTGGGGCGCGACCGCCGGCATGCTGATCGATCTGTACGAGGTCCTGACCACGCCGGAGGCCGCCACGGTCTCAGACCGGTCGCCGGCACCGGCAGCCGAGGGCAAGGATCGAAGGGATTCGCTTGAACGTCGCTCCTGGGATCGCTGA